CGCACCCATCCGGGTCGAGGTGGCGGACCCCGCCCCGGCGCCCACGTCCGACGCGGCCCCCTCCAGGACCCTGCTCCTCGCCACCACCTCCGGCACCGCCTTTTCCGCGGCCGTCATCGCCCTGGGCGTGGCTCGCCGCCGCCGCTGACCCCGCCGTACCGCGCGCCGGCGCTTGAGGACGAAGGGGGCCTGGGGGCTCGCCCCCAGTTCTGGTGCCCACCCATCCCACGCAGGCGGCGCCCAGCCACACCGTGCCACGCCCGGAATATTAAGCTAAGCGAAAATTGTCCGCTTAGCACTTAAAGTCGGCGCATGCCCACGCCCTATGGAACCCGCGGCGGCATGGCGTTCAGCGCGGACGAGCTGCGCGTGCTGCGCCGTGCCCTCGCCATCGCCCTCCAGCCCCAGTCCGCACCCCGGCGCCCCGGCCCCGAGCGGGACGAGGAGGTGCGCGACTGCCTCCGCCTCGTGGAAGCCGTGGACGAGGCGGCCCGGGAAGGCGGCAGGCTGCGCGCCTTCCTCCTCGCCGACCTCGCCCGCTACCGCGCCGCCCTGCCGGGCGCCGCGCCCGGTTACGCGGAGCGGCTCCAGGACGCCCTCTCGGCGGGCTACCGGCCCGGCGCTGAAGACCTCGCGGCACTCCGCGCCCTGTGCGCGGTCCCGTCCGGGGACGCCGAGACCGACCGCCGCCGCGCCCTGCTGCACCGCTGCGAGCGCCTCGCCGAGCTGTCCGTGCGGGAACGGCTGGCAGGCCGCGCGGCCGCCTCGGCACCCGCGCAGCGGGCCCCGGAGCCCTCGCGCGGGCGCATCCGCCTGCTCGCCGTCGCCGGGGGCCGGTCCGCGGGGGCCGACGCGCCGGAGCCCAAACCGAAGCCCGCCGCCAAGCCCGACCGGAAGCCCGCGCCGGCCACGCCGCCCGGCAAGCCGCCCACCGGCCCCCGGCCCGACCGCCCGGTGCCGACCCCCGGCGAGGTGTTCCCGCCGCGCCGCAAGCCCGCCCCGCCGGCCGCGGCACCGGCCCCGGAGGCCCGGCCCGCCTGACGCGCGCGTAATCTGGATCCGTCGTTCAGCAACCGCAGAATCCGGATTCAGAAGGAGCCGACGGCCATGGACTATGTGTCCGCGCTGGTCCCGCCCGTGGTGATGGCGGTGGCTTTCACCGCGCTGATCATGACGATCATCAAGAGTCAGGGCGGGGCGAACAAGGGCAAGGAAGACGCTCTCGTCGACGCCGCGCTCGCCCGCGCCGAAGGTGTTCGACAGGCGCCCGAGGGCCCCGGCGTCTGACCGGCCGCCGAGAGCGACCGCCGCACTCGTGAGGGGCGTGCGGCCCGAGAGGACAATTCTCGGGCCGCACGCCCTTTTTGCTGCCTTCGCGCCGCCCAGATAAACCGGCATTCAAGACATCTGCCACTATTATTCACTTGTGGTTCGACGCCTGGGTGATCTGGAAGACGCCGTCATGACGCGCGTGTGGGAGTGGAACCGACCGGTCACTGTTCGAGAAGTCCTGGAAGACCTTCGGCAGGAACGGTCCATCGCCTACACGACGGTGATGACCGTAATGGACAACCTGTATCAGAAGGGCTGGGTGCGCCGGGAAGCCGAAGGGCGCGCCTATCGATATGAGGCGGTCTCCAACCGCGCCGCCTACTCGGCCGCACTGATGAACGAAGCGTGGTCCGTCAGCGACAACCCCGCGGCCGCTCTCGTTGCCTTCTTCGGCATGATGTCGGCCGAACAACGCGAAGCACTGCGGGACGCCATCCGCATCGTGCAACTGGACGGGCCCGGGGACGGACCGACGGCCGAGGAGCGATAGCGTCCGGCTGTGTCTACTCCTTCGGCCAAGGCCGCCCTATCTAAAGTCGTCACCGTCCGCCGGGCCCGGACCAGCGATGTCCCGGCCGTGCGCCGGCTCATCAACCTCTACGCCCGTGAGCGCATCCTGCTCGACAAAGCCACGGTGACGCTTTACGAGGACATCCAGGAGTTCTGGGTCGCGGAGCGCGACGAGGACGGCACGGTCATCGGCTGCGGTGCGCTGCATGTGATGTGGGAAGACCTCGCCGAGGTCCGCACTCTCGCCGTGGATCCGACGGTCAGAGGCGGGGGAGTAGGGCACTTCGTTCTGGACAAGCTCCTGCAGACGGCGCGCTGGCTGGGCGTGCGCCGCATTTTCTGCCTCACCTTCGAAGTCGACTTCTTCACGAAGCACGGCTTCGTGGAGATCGGTGAGACTCCGGTGGACGGTGATGTCTACAGCGAGCTGCTGCGTTCCTATGACGAGGGCGTTGCCGAGTTCCTGGGTCTCGAACGGGTGAAGCCGAACACCCTTGGCAACAGCCGGATGCTTCTGCATCTGTGATCGCGGGCCCTATGTCCGAATCGCGCCCCTATCACATGCCTCCGGAAGCCATGGTTCCCACGCGGAAGGCGGGCTGAACCTTCCCGGGGGGTTTGTGTTTTTTCGAGAAAGGCGGTTTGCTATTCCCTCGTAATCCCTTTTCCACTGCTGAAAGGATTCCCCGTGGCACAGAAGGTTCAGGTCCTTCTTGTTGATGACCTCGACGGTGGCGAGGCGGACGAGACCGTGACGTTCGCGCTCGACGGCAAGACCTACGAGATCGACCTCACGACTGCGAACGCGGACAAGCTCCGTGGGCTGCTGGAGCCGTTCACCAAGAGCGGTCGTCGCACGGGTGGCCGCGCCGCGGCCGGTCGCAGCAAGGTGCGCGCCGGTGCCGCCGGTGGCAGCCAGGACACCGCGAAGATCCGCGCGTGGGCCAAGGAGAACGGCTACAACGTCAACGACCGCGGCCGTGTCCCCGCCGACATCCGTGAGGCGTACGAGAAGGCCAACGGCTGATTTCCCGTCGGCTGATCCCTGCGCGCCTTTCCGGCACGCAGCAATCGGGTCCGGTGGCACTCCGTGGCCGCCGCGCTCACGAGCCGTACGAGATCGGGGGCGCCCCCATCGCCCCCGAGGCCGGTCACCGGCAGCGTCGGCTCGACCTCGCACCCCGGCTCGGGAGGCCGTACCCAAACGGCCTCCCGCGAGCCGGACGGCCCCAGCCGTCCGCAGCGCCCCCGGCCACCGCCGACGGGCGCCGGCGCGGCCATCCGGCCGCCCGGCCCCAGCGCGGTCAGCTCCAGGGTCACCCCGCCCCACTCCAGCCAGTCGAGCAGCGCCGGCAATTCGTCCGCACTGCCCGCGGCGATCAGGAACCGCATCCTGCGGGCCTGTCCGTCGTACGCGACCGGCCCGGTGCGCGGCACCCGGCCGAGCACCGCGAAACCGGCGTCGGCGGGCAGCTCGAGCACGTCGAAGCGCACCCCGGTGAGCAATTCCAGGGGCCGCCCGCCCAGCGTGGGCCAGCCCATCCGGTGCTCGTACCAATGGCGCCACTGGCACCATGGGTAGGAGGCCTCCACCTGGTGCGAGGCGTCCAGGGATCCGCAGGGGCGCGGGAGGACAACGGTCATGACTGAAGCAACTGCGGAAACCCCAAGAGGTTACGCAGGGTGGATAGTTGGGCACGCTGCGTATAGGGCCGGCGGGGCGCATAAAGGCCCCGCACGGTGCGAGGGTGTTCGCCCGTAGCGGATGGGATGGGCCCGTGCGGCATGGAGTGTCCGTGCCCGCGGGTAAGACATTCCCCGTGGGGAGAGGCGATATAACGGCGCGCGGAGCGGGTCGCCGGGGTGGCGGTCGGGCTGCGGGCGGGCGTGTCGGCCCGGGCACGCGTTCGCCATCGGCGTAGTGATGGTGGGCGTATATGCCTGGCCTGCGGGAACATCGTCTCCCACCATCGGGTTGGAGGAGTTGTCGGCTGTTCGGCAGCAGGTTTCCCCGCCGACGCGGGGTGATCCGGACGGATGTCGGCAGTTGGAATGAGCTGTCCCGTCCTGCGGGACTAGCATGCGGAAGGACAGGGAGGGGACCGACCCCTAACTGCCTGACCGCTCTGAGGAGCGATTAACGATGTTCGAGAGGTTCACCGACCGCGCGCGGCGGGTTGTCGTCCTGGCTCAGGAAGAAGCCCGGATGCTCAACCACAACTACATCGGCACCGAGCACATCCTCCTGGGCCTGATCCACGAGGGTGAGGGTGTCGCCGCTAAGGCCCTGGAGAGCCTCGGGATTTCGCTCGAGGCGGTCCGCCAGCAGGTGGAGGAGATCATCGGGCAGGGCCAGCAGGCTCCGTCCGGTCACATTCCCTTCACTCCCCGTGCCAAGAAGGTCCTGGAGCTCTCGCTCCGCGAGGCCCTTCAGCTCGGCCACAACTACATCGGTACGGAGCACATCCTGCTCGGCCTGATCCGTGAGGGCGAGGGCGTCGCCGCCCAGGTCCTGGTCAAGCTGGGCGCCGATCTGAACCGGGTGCGGCAGCAGGTCATCCAGCTGCTCTCCGGCTACCAGGGCAAGGAAGCCGCCACTGCCGGCGGCCCGGCCGAGGGCACGCCCTCGACCTCGCTCGTCCTGGACCAGTTCGGCCGCAACCTGACGCAGGCCGCTCGCGAATCCAAGCTCGACCCGGTCATCGGGCGCGAGAAGGAGATCGAGCGGGTCATGCAGGTGCTCTCCCGCCGTACGAAGAACAACCCGGTCCTCATCGGCGAGCCCGGCGTCGGCAAGACGGCGGTCGTCGAAGGCCTGGCCCAGGCCATCGTCAAGGGCGAGGTGCCCGAGACCCTCAAGGACAAGCACCTCTACACCCTCGACCTCGGCGCCCTGGTCGCCGGCTCCCGCTACCGCGGTGACTTCGAAGAGCGCCTGAAGAAGGTCCTCAAGGAGATCCGCACCCGCGGCGACATCATCCTGTTCATCGACGAGCTCCACACCCTGGTGGGTGCGGGCGCCGCCGAGGGCGCGATCGACGCCGCGAGCATCCTCAAGCCGATGCTGGCACGGGGTGAGCTGCAGACCATCGGTGCCACCACGCTCGACGAGTACCGCAAGCACCTGGAGAAGGACGCGGCCCTCGAGCGCCGCTTCCAGCCCATCCAGGTCGCGGAGCCGTCGCTGCCGCACACGATCGAGATCCTCAAGGGCCTCCGCGACCGCTACGAGGCGCACCACCGCGTCTCCATCACGGACGAGGCCCTGGTCCAGGCCGCCCAGCTGGCCGACCGCTACATCTCCGACCGCTTCCTGCCGGACAAGGCGATCGACCTGATCGACGAGGCCGGCTCCCGGATGCGCATCCGCCGGATGACCGCGCCGCCGGACCTCCGCGAGTTCGACGAGAAGATCGCCGACGTGCGCCGGGACAAGGAGTCCGCGATCGACTCGCAGGACTTCGAGAAGGCCGCCTCCCTCCGCGACAAGGAGAAGCAGCTCCTCGCCGCGAAGGCGAAGCGCGAGAAGGAGTGGAAGGCCGGCGACATGGACGTCGTCGCCGAGGTCGACGGCGAGCTGATCGCCGAGGTCCTGGCCACGGCCACCGGCATCCCGGTCTTCAAGCTCACGGAGGAGGAGTCCTCCCGCCTGCTGCGCATGGAGGACGAGCTGCACAAGCGCGTCATCGGCCAGAAGGACGCCATCAAGGCGCTCTCCCAGGCCATCCGACGCACGCGTGCGGGCCTCAAGGACCCGAAGCGCCCCGGCGGCTCGTTCATCTTCGCGGGCCCGTCCGGTGTCGGTAAGACGGAGCTGTCCAAGACGCTCGCCGAATTCCTCTTCGGCGACGAGGACGCGCTGATCTCCCTCGACATGTCGGAGTTCAGCGAGAAGCACACCGTCTCCCGGCTCTTCGGCTCCCCGCCCGGATACGTGGGTTACGAAGAGGGCGGCCAGCTCACCGAGAAGGTGCGCCGCAAGCCGTTCTCCGTCGTCCTCTTCGACGAGGTCGAGAAGGCCCACCCGGATATCTTCAACTCGCTGCTGCAGATCCTGGAGGACGGTCGCCTGACCGATTCCCAGGGCCGCGTGGTCGACTTCAAGAACACCGTCATCATCATGACGACGAACCTCGGCACCCGGGACATCTCCAAGGGCTTCAACCTGGGCTTCGCCGCCCAGGGCGACGTCAAGACCGGGTACGAGCGGATGAAGGCCAAGGTCAACGAAGAGCTCAAGCAGCACTTCCGGCCCGAGTTCCTCAACCGTGTCGACGACACGGTGGTCTTCCACCAGCTGACCGAGGAAGACATCATCCAGATCGTCGACCTGATGGTCGCCAAGGTGGACGAGCGTCTCCGCGACCGCGACATGGGCATCGAGCTCAGCTCCGAAGCCAAGTCGCTGCTGGCGAAGAAGGGCTACGACCCGATCCTGGGCGCCCGCCCGCTGCGCCGCACGATCCAGCGCGAGATCGAGGACATCCTCTCGGAGAAGATCCTCTTCGGTGAGCTGCGCCCCGGCCACATCGTGGTCGTCGGCACCGAGGGCGAGGGTGAAGAGAAGAAGTTCACCTTCCGTGGCGAGGAGAAGGCAGCCCTGCCGGACACCCCGCCGATCGAGTCCGCCACCGGTGGTGCGGGTCCGAACCTCTCGAAGGACGCGTAAGTGGTACCTGCCCTTGAGGCAGCGTGAACAGCAGGGCCGGCCCCGGAACCGTTCGATCGGTTCCGGGGCCGGTTTTGTTTTGGGGTGGTCAGGGGATGATCTGCAGCCGGTCGCCGAAATGCTCGGCACCGAGCACTTCCAGCTTGCCGCCAGGAGCGGGGGGTGCCACCTCCAGCTGCAGCGTCTGCGCCTCTCGTAAGGGGGAGAGGTCCAGTGATTCGTCCGCTATCAGGCGCAGCAAGGCCAGGTTGGGGAAGAACCGGAGGATTTGCTTGTTCACCGTGGAATGGTCGAGGAGGCTGAGACCGAGTTCGGTGACCTGTGGCAGTGCCTCCGCCTCTGAGACGACGGCACCCAGGCCAGTGCTGTCCATAACCAGCCGCAGCGATGGAGATGCCAACGCCGACAGCGCCGAGGTGTCCGCCAACCGGGGACAGCCGATGACGAACAGGTGCTCGACCTCCGGGTGGTCTCGAAGGAAGTCCAAGTCACACAGGGCGGAGTTCCCGCTCAGCCACAGCTCACGCACCTCACGTCCTTCCAGGCCCCGGCGTAGGTCGGCTGAGCTGTGGTTCTGCTCGATATAGAGCGATCTGATCGGACCGAGGCGGCGCAGCTCGGAAACCTGTTCCGGGAGGGAGAGGTGCAGCCCCACGTCATCGAGCCGCATCGTGGCAAGGACTTCTGTCGCGTATCGCCCGGGGTGCTGGAACCCCCATCCGCTGGCGACCGAATTCCGGACTTGCGGCGAGCTGTGTTTCCCGTAGCGCCCCAGCAGCGGGAGAGCCGAGTCCCCTAGCGAGCCCAGCAGTCTCGCGACCCTGTCTCCTTGATCGGCGTCCAGTCCCTCCGGCTCCGGGAGAATCGGCAGCACGTCCGGCCCCAGAGAGGCCAGAAAGCCGCTCTCTCGCCCATCACGCGGCGGCCCCAGTGCCTTGAGCCCGTTCCACACCGCGTCATACAGCTCGTCGTCCACATACGCCGAGCCGATCGCACAGGCGGCGGCGAGCGTGCGGAGCGGCCATTCCGCCTCCGGATCGGATGCCTCGTCCGCCGCCTTCAGCAGCCCCGAGATGACCCGCCGGGCTTCGCTTCGCCCGCAGTGCCCGATCACGAGCCGGATGACGTCCTGCCACTGTTCCTCGGCCGCATGGCCCAGCAATTCGTCCAGGCTGTCGTTGTCCCGGAACTCCTTCGCCGCGAGATAGTCCTGGAACGTCCGATGAATGAATTGAATGACGTCCGTGGAACGCTCCTGGAGCAGCCCACTGCGGTTGAGCAGATGCGTCAGCACCTGGTCCGCCGAACCCTGCTCACGCACGTGACGTAGACCGCCCATGGCCAGCCCCAGCTGGCGTACCGCCTGCTCGCGGGAGAGTTCCACCCGACCGTTGCGGACGAGCCACACGGCGATGCGCTGGAGCAGCTGCTGGCCGTCGTCGACGTCGAGGGTGATGCCTTCCGGTTTGTGGATGCGGCGGTAGTCGTCGCGACCGCCGAGCAGCATGGCCAGTGCCGCACGGTAGAGGTCCCACCGGGTGCGGGGCAGCAGACCGCTGCGGCGGCGATGCAGGGCGCAGATGACGGCGCACAGCAAGGGCGTACGGGCCAGGTCGCGCAGAGTGGCGTTGCGCTCGAATTCCTGGGCGAGGTCGCGCTCCAGGGAATCGAGCCGGCCGCGTTGCCGCCGGGCGTGCGGCGCGTCGGTGAAGCGCTCGCACTCCAGCCTGGCGGCCCGGTGCCAGGCACCGACGAAGGCCTGGATATCGGTGTCGCTCATCGGGAGCAGCAAGAGCTCCTCGAAGCCCTCCGACTCCAGCCAGGAGTCCGCGACGGCGAGCGGTCGCACGGTGACCAGACAGCGGGTCCTGGGGTGGAGGCGCAACAGCTCGGCAAGCCATCTGCGGGCGGGGGCGCGGTCGGGCTGGGGAAGCTCGTCCAGGCCGTCGACGAGCAGGAGGGCCCGGCCTGACTCCAGCACGCGTCCGGCCCAGCCGCTCGGCGGGTCCTCCACGGGGAGCTGGGCGATGGTGGGCAGCCGGTCCGGGGTGGGCGTCACGATGCCCTGCGCCGCGAGGCTGCGCATGGGGACGACGAAGGGGACCAGGCCGTTGAGCGCGCTCAGCTTCGCCGGCAGGGTGCGGCAGGCGGCGTGGGAGGCCAGCCACCACACCAGGGTCGTCTTCCCGGCGCCCGCCTCGCCGCGCAGGACGGTCCGGGGCCTGGAAGCAAGGAGGTCCTCGACGCGCTGGGTCTCGGGGCGGGTGTGGTGCTCGCCGTGGTCGGCCGTGTGCCGGGGCGCCCGGGCCTCCAGGCTCAGATAGGCGGTGTCCAGGTCCCAGCTGTTCTCATTGCTGCCGAGGTCGTCCAGGCCGAAGATCTCCAGGCGGCTGTAGCGGGCCTTGACCGCCTTGGCGTACCGCTCCTCGTAGGCGATGTCCTCGGGGTGGGAGGAACGGACCTCTTCGAAGGGCGGCGCGTCCGGCCAGTGATGCCGGAGAGCGGATGCAAACCCGGCATCTTCCGCGATCGAGGCGAGCGGGATGGCGTCGATCGAGGAGTGGTCCCAGCCCATCGGGTCCGAAGAGGCAATGCCGCACAGAACCGGTCCGGTGAAGAGCGGTCCACCGGACAGTCCTGCCCAAGGCGAGCCGCCGTCCGGTCCGGGCGCGGGCGGGTGATGGTCGCAACGCAGAACGGAGCGGCCCCGCAGCAGGCCTGACAGCGGCAGGAGGGTGCCCGCGACCTGCACCGCTTCCAGTTCGTCCTCGCCGTATCGCTGGACCTGTGGGAAGCCCAGCACCTGGCACGCCTGTACGGGCTGCCCGGTGGCGATGGCGCCCCAGCGGAGCGGCGCGAGGCCTTCTTCGGGGATCAGGGCGTGCCGTGCCCGCAGAAGAGCGGCGTCGCAGCGGCTCGGGTGGCCGGCCCACACGACGTCGCAGCGCGCCGGGACGGTTCTCCCACCAGGGGCGATGACCACTGCCTGGGGGCGGCTGACATTAGGGAGACAGCCGACGCTGAGGAGGTGAGCGCTGGTGAGAACGAGGTCGGGTGTCAGCAGCACCCCGCTGCCCTGGGACTCGGCCAGCACCGCCACGAGGCGGTCCTCCACGGACCGTAAGCGCACGCCCGTCACCCGTCGGCGGAGCCGAACCGCGACACCCCGGCCGGGCGGTCGTTGCCGACCTTCCAGCCCTCGCCCGTCCGTCTGTCCTTCGGGGTCAGGGTGAAGGCGACCTTGTGGGTGCGGGTCGAGCCGCGGGACGCCTCCGCGTCCGCGCTGACCACCCAGGCCTTCACGCCGCCCTTTCCCTTGGCGTCCTTGCGGATCTCGACGGTGAATTCCATCGAGATCTCGCCGACGTCGAAGCCCAGGTCCCGGCCCGTGCCCCGGGCGGCGGCCTCGGTGAGGCCGTTGCGGACCGCCTCGACCGCGTCCGCCAGCTCGATGTCGTCGTTCATCGTCGTGCCCCCCGGCAGATGGGCCGCGCGTGCCGCGGCCGCTGCCCGGGAGCGTACCGCCGGGGCGGGGACCGGCCCCCGGGAACGGGCGGGCCTGTGACATGAGTGAACCGTGGAGCCCCTGGTGCTATTGGTGCGTGCAAAAACGCGGAATGGCACCGGGACCTAGGTCCCAAAACCGGTAAGGCCGTAAGTCCATTCACGGTGATACGGCCCATAGGGCGTGGGTCACATACTGAGCCGGTTAGTAGAAATACCGCCCCCCGAAATCCTCTATTTCTGCTCGACATGGCCCCGCACAAGGCGGAGATCACGCGCCGCCCCGCTACGGCATTCGCTAGTAGAGGCCACCCTTGGCTGGACGGCGAATGCGGGTTACCAAGGTATGGCGATCCCGGTCCGCAGCCGGGACCTATTCATGCCTGGAGGTTTCCCATGTCGAAGCACACCACTTTCCGTAATTCCAGTAAGACCCGTCTCCGTGCCCGTACCGCCGTCGTCGTGGCTGTCGGTCTCGGTGCCTCGGTCGCACTGGGCACCGGCGCGGCGCTCGCCGCGGACACCACCTCCGCTCAGGCACAGCTTCCGGCCTTCGCCTCCGTCGCGGCCCTGGACGACGCGCTGAACGCGCAGGCCGAGACGCAGCTGAAGGTCGCCGCCAAGGAGAAGGCGAAGGCCCAGCAGGACGCCGCCCAGCGCGCTGCCGACGCCCGTAAGAAGGCGGAGGCTTCCCGTAAGCAGGCCGAGGCCGCCCGTAAGAGCATCGACGCCTGGGTCGCGCCGGTCGCCAGCTACCAGGTCGGCCAGCCGTTCGGCAAGGCCGGCAGCATGTGGGCCAACAAGCACAGCGGCCAGGACCTGGTCGTCGGCACCGGTACGTCCGTGATGGCCGTGCACGGCGGTACGGTCGTGAAGGCCGGCCCGAACGGCGGCGGTGACGGCCCGGCGTACGGCAACGCCATCGTGATCAAGCACGACAACAACACGTACTCGCAGTACGCGCACCTCTCGCAGGTGAAGGTCTCGGTCGGTCAGACCGTGACCACCGGCCAGCAGATCGGTCTGTCGGGCTCCACCGGCAATTCGTCCGGCCCGCACCTGCACTTCGAGATCCGTACGACCCCGAACTACGGCACCGCCGTCGAGCCGGTGGCCTTCCTCAAGGCCCACGGCGGGAACCTCTGATCCAGGCGGATATCGCATAACCACAAACTGCGGGGACCACGGGCCCCCGAGCCGGACACCACCGGCTCGGGGGCCCGTGCCGTGTCCGCTGATACCCCGGACGCCGATAGCCCGGACACGCGGTCGCCGAAATTCCTTCGCAATTCTGGGGAAGCAGACCGCCGCCACCCGTGCCTACGGTGTTGGGGAAGGACGCAGACCCCGGGAGCTCGCAATGATCAAGGGAATTGCCATCACCACCGTCTGGGTCCTCGACCAGGACCGGGCGAAGGAGTTCTACACGGACAAGCTCGGCCTCGAGGTCCGTACCGATATGACCATGGGCGGCGACAAGGGCATGCGCTGGCTCACGGTCGGCGCGCAGGACCAGCCCGACGTGGAGCTGACGCTGATGGTCCCCGGGCCGCCCGTCATGGACGCCGAGTCGGCGGAG
The window above is part of the Streptomyces syringium genome. Proteins encoded here:
- a CDS encoding SCO3374 family protein, with the protein product MTVVLPRPCGSLDASHQVEASYPWCQWRHWYEHRMGWPTLGGRPLELLTGVRFDVLELPADAGFAVLGRVPRTGPVAYDGQARRMRFLIAAGSADELPALLDWLEWGGVTLELTALGPGGRMAAPAPVGGGRGRCGRLGPSGSREAVWVRPPEPGCEVEPTLPVTGLGGDGGAPDLVRLVSAAATECHRTRLLRAGKARRDQPTGNQPLAFSYASRMSAGTRPRSLTL
- a CDS encoding histone-like nucleoid-structuring protein Lsr2, translating into MAQKVQVLLVDDLDGGEADETVTFALDGKTYEIDLTTANADKLRGLLEPFTKSGRRTGGRAAAGRSKVRAGAAGGSQDTAKIRAWAKENGYNVNDRGRVPADIREAYEKANG
- a CDS encoding BlaI/MecI/CopY family transcriptional regulator; its protein translation is MVRRLGDLEDAVMTRVWEWNRPVTVREVLEDLRQERSIAYTTVMTVMDNLYQKGWVRREAEGRAYRYEAVSNRAAYSAALMNEAWSVSDNPAAALVAFFGMMSAEQREALRDAIRIVQLDGPGDGPTAEER
- a CDS encoding amino-acid N-acetyltransferase; amino-acid sequence: MSTPSAKAALSKVVTVRRARTSDVPAVRRLINLYARERILLDKATVTLYEDIQEFWVAERDEDGTVIGCGALHVMWEDLAEVRTLAVDPTVRGGGVGHFVLDKLLQTARWLGVRRIFCLTFEVDFFTKHGFVEIGETPVDGDVYSELLRSYDEGVAEFLGLERVKPNTLGNSRMLLHL
- a CDS encoding ATP-dependent Clp protease ATP-binding subunit — its product is MFERFTDRARRVVVLAQEEARMLNHNYIGTEHILLGLIHEGEGVAAKALESLGISLEAVRQQVEEIIGQGQQAPSGHIPFTPRAKKVLELSLREALQLGHNYIGTEHILLGLIREGEGVAAQVLVKLGADLNRVRQQVIQLLSGYQGKEAATAGGPAEGTPSTSLVLDQFGRNLTQAARESKLDPVIGREKEIERVMQVLSRRTKNNPVLIGEPGVGKTAVVEGLAQAIVKGEVPETLKDKHLYTLDLGALVAGSRYRGDFEERLKKVLKEIRTRGDIILFIDELHTLVGAGAAEGAIDAASILKPMLARGELQTIGATTLDEYRKHLEKDAALERRFQPIQVAEPSLPHTIEILKGLRDRYEAHHRVSITDEALVQAAQLADRYISDRFLPDKAIDLIDEAGSRMRIRRMTAPPDLREFDEKIADVRRDKESAIDSQDFEKAASLRDKEKQLLAAKAKREKEWKAGDMDVVAEVDGELIAEVLATATGIPVFKLTEEESSRLLRMEDELHKRVIGQKDAIKALSQAIRRTRAGLKDPKRPGGSFIFAGPSGVGKTELSKTLAEFLFGDEDALISLDMSEFSEKHTVSRLFGSPPGYVGYEEGGQLTEKVRRKPFSVVLFDEVEKAHPDIFNSLLQILEDGRLTDSQGRVVDFKNTVIIMTTNLGTRDISKGFNLGFAAQGDVKTGYERMKAKVNEELKQHFRPEFLNRVDDTVVFHQLTEEDIIQIVDLMVAKVDERLRDRDMGIELSSEAKSLLAKKGYDPILGARPLRRTIQREIEDILSEKILFGELRPGHIVVVGTEGEGEEKKFTFRGEEKAALPDTPPIESATGGAGPNLSKDA
- a CDS encoding trypco2 family protein, whose amino-acid sequence is MNDDIELADAVEAVRNGLTEAAARGTGRDLGFDVGEISMEFTVEIRKDAKGKGGVKAWVVSADAEASRGSTRTHKVAFTLTPKDRRTGEGWKVGNDRPAGVSRFGSADG
- a CDS encoding serine protease, translating into MRLRSVEDRLVAVLAESQGSGVLLTPDLVLTSAHLLSVGCLPNVSRPQAVVIAPGGRTVPARCDVVWAGHPSRCDAALLRARHALIPEEGLAPLRWGAIATGQPVQACQVLGFPQVQRYGEDELEAVQVAGTLLPLSGLLRGRSVLRCDHHPPAPGPDGGSPWAGLSGGPLFTGPVLCGIASSDPMGWDHSSIDAIPLASIAEDAGFASALRHHWPDAPPFEEVRSSHPEDIAYEERYAKAVKARYSRLEIFGLDDLGSNENSWDLDTAYLSLEARAPRHTADHGEHHTRPETQRVEDLLASRPRTVLRGEAGAGKTTLVWWLASHAACRTLPAKLSALNGLVPFVVPMRSLAAQGIVTPTPDRLPTIAQLPVEDPPSGWAGRVLESGRALLLVDGLDELPQPDRAPARRWLAELLRLHPRTRCLVTVRPLAVADSWLESEGFEELLLLPMSDTDIQAFVGAWHRAARLECERFTDAPHARRQRGRLDSLERDLAQEFERNATLRDLARTPLLCAVICALHRRRSGLLPRTRWDLYRAALAMLLGGRDDYRRIHKPEGITLDVDDGQQLLQRIAVWLVRNGRVELSREQAVRQLGLAMGGLRHVREQGSADQVLTHLLNRSGLLQERSTDVIQFIHRTFQDYLAAKEFRDNDSLDELLGHAAEEQWQDVIRLVIGHCGRSEARRVISGLLKAADEASDPEAEWPLRTLAAACAIGSAYVDDELYDAVWNGLKALGPPRDGRESGFLASLGPDVLPILPEPEGLDADQGDRVARLLGSLGDSALPLLGRYGKHSSPQVRNSVASGWGFQHPGRYATEVLATMRLDDVGLHLSLPEQVSELRRLGPIRSLYIEQNHSSADLRRGLEGREVRELWLSGNSALCDLDFLRDHPEVEHLFVIGCPRLADTSALSALASPSLRLVMDSTGLGAVVSEAEALPQVTELGLSLLDHSTVNKQILRFFPNLALLRLIADESLDLSPLREAQTLQLEVAPPAPGGKLEVLGAEHFGDRLQIIP
- a CDS encoding M23 family metallopeptidase — translated: MSKHTTFRNSSKTRLRARTAVVVAVGLGASVALGTGAALAADTTSAQAQLPAFASVAALDDALNAQAETQLKVAAKEKAKAQQDAAQRAADARKKAEASRKQAEAARKSIDAWVAPVASYQVGQPFGKAGSMWANKHSGQDLVVGTGTSVMAVHGGTVVKAGPNGGGDGPAYGNAIVIKHDNNTYSQYAHLSQVKVSVGQTVTTGQQIGLSGSTGNSSGPHLHFEIRTTPNYGTAVEPVAFLKAHGGNL